The genome window GATAACAAGCACTATGATCTCTCTGACAAAAGCTCTCCTGGGTGAGGAAAGACTTTGTTCTCCTCATTCCTCTGATTAGCATAAACCATGCAAAACCTAAATACTAGGTAGCTTTGCAAGTAGTACAGATCCCTTCATTCTGTAATGGGAAGAGGCCCCTTTTGGGGGTCTTCCCTTAATGGGTAGTGAAGAAACTTCTTCCTTTAATGAGGTTGGAGGGAAGTGTCCCCTGGGAAGGGGAATCCCTCTACAGGCTCACTggctgctttgccttttcctcttcctaaaaCCATGGTGCTACTTGCATTTCAGCTGCAATGGCCTCTGCTATGCCTGACAAAGAGAGAGCTGCCAAGACCTCCCTGGAGGTGAAGGAAGAGGAACAGCAGGTAGGTGCTCCATGTGAGGTGTAAGGAGTGGCAGCTCCTGGATGCAGGTATGAGGTGGTGGTCCTGCTGTGGCTGGTGGGAGTGAAGTCTCCACAAAGGGAGGAGTGTTTCCTCTGCTCGGGCTTGCCCTGCAGCTTCTCTGGAAACATGGGTGACAGAATGGCCAAAACAGTAGGCCTGATGACCCTGTAAGTAACCTCCTAGGCTAAGCAAAGTAGCCTGGTTCTTGGTTAGGAAAGATGTTTCTCTCACTTGGTAGTCAAGATCCTGGCTTGCTGCAGGCAATTCTTCTATGGAAAGGCTCCCATCTTTCAACAGACCTAACACCACCTGTGCTTGCTTTACTCCCATGACCAGCAGCATGCTTCCTGCAGACTAGTATAAAGTCTGTCAACTTAAAATCAACTTGATCCTGTCTGATGAAGCTTTTGCCAGGGCATTAGCTTGTTAAATAGCTATACCAAATGAATTGGAGCTGGGTATGGGTATAGAAGTATTGAGGTTGCCCACAAACTCAGCTGTCTCTTGGGTAGCATTGTGCCAGAGGAAGACTTTTCTAGAATGGACCAACCGTGTCAATGCTCCACAGCTTTTTTCACAACTGAGTTGTAGACTTTAAAGCAAGTGTCCAAGCAAGGCAAGCCTTGCTTCGTCAACCAGACTAGGTGACTTGAACAGGGAGTTTTGGGGCAAAACTGCATAGGAAGCTCAGGATCGTATTTGCAAGCTTCAtggcttttttctcttgctcttctaGGATGCAGTAAATCAGGTGGCTAACCTGACCTTGGTGAGCTCTGCCTGTGACATAGTTTCTACAGCTTATGCCTCCACTAAGGAGAGCCACCCCTACATCAGATCTGTGTGTgatgcagcagagaaaggagtgaAGAGTGTGACCGAAGCCACAGCCAGCTGTGTGCAGCCAGTTCTGACTACACTGGAGCCTCATGGTAATCCCCTGTGGAAGGGCAGGTTTGCACCTGCCTGTGAGGGACTCTCTGTCTCCTTCCAGCTCTGGAAGGAGTCCTAGGATGTGGAAATGTACCTCTCCATCACCATACTAAAAGGACAACTCCTGGCTTACAAGTAAGGCTAAAAAGCTGAGTCCTAGTCCAAGTAGTGTGACGGAGGGTTGCTCCCTGGAGGGCAAGTACTTAACTCTGATGTTGACTTCCCTAAAACTGATCTTGCAAGGTCCAAAGTATTAGGTGGCAGATGCTTATAGTTGGATTCTTACAAGCTCATGGTGGCTACAGGAAAAAGCCTCCTCTTGGAGGACTGTTACCTCTAAAGGTCCTGTTTGCAATGGCCCTTAAAGAATATGACTGTGGCATCTGAGAAGAAGCTCTGAACTCCTGGAGAGAGAGGGGCTATTCCTAATGACAAGTGTCTGATAAAAGAGTCTATGTGACAGCGCCTGGATTTGCTCAAAGCCCAGACTGGGCATCGTCCTCCTGTCAGTTACTATGTGATCCTGGATCCTTGGGATGTGGAGGCTTGGGCAGAGATGAGGGCTATGCATCTATTTAGTCAAGACCTCAAGAAGCTGCAGGAGGGGATCCCATGTGGGTGGCTATGTCTGTACAAGTGGAAATTGACAGCTGTCAAAGTGAACAGATCTATGAGGAGACCAAGACAAGCAGCTCTACAAATTCAGTGTACAACACACCTGGCCTGGTGATCTGAATGGAGACTTTCATCTAGGCTCCCTGCAGAGCAACATGCTCAGGAAGGCAGAACTTGAGATGGAATTGCAGAAAACCAActtttgacacttttttttttttcagttgctgcagCTAGTGAGTATGCCTCCAAGGGTTTGGATAAACTAGAGGAAAAGCTCCCACTCCTTCAAAAGCCAGTGGAACAGGTAAGAATCAAAGACTGTGCTGTCCCTAGCTGGCAGACGGACCTAGTTCTTGCAGGGTTTCTAAACTTGGGAGTGAAGTAGGCTCTCATGTGAGGAACAAACTACTCTAGGAGCATAGTGAAAGTTCCTACAGGAATAAATACTTAGCAGACACTGTGCTAATTGTCCTCTTGGTGCAATTCAGAATTGTGGTGTACTACATGACCCAATCACTTATCTGACATAAGTCTCCTCTTCCACAGATCCTCTCTGATACAAAAGAGCTGGTATCATTGAAAGTGGCTGATGtgaaggatgctgtgagcaGCAAAGTGACAGAGGTGATGGATGTAACTAAGGAGACTCTTCAGAGCAGTATGGAGGCTGCCAGATCTGCAGTGACCAGTGTGGGGATGGTTATGGACTCCAAAGTGGGCCAGACGGCTGTaagcagagcagaagctgtgctggggagaacAGAAGACAGCTCTCTCCCTATTGGAAATGAGGAACTAGGTAAGGAAACAGTATGTCATTACTTGTAGTGGGAACCATCAAACTAGGGACTAATGGGAAGTGCTGTGCTGGAGGCTACTTAGTCCAAGATCTCCTGATACTTGTTTACTATGTGTGGTAAACATCTCTGGTCAGCCACTTACAGATACTGTCTCTTTCCTCAGCCAAACTGGCAGCATCTGAGGAAGGTGCAGACATAATGtctgtggagcagcagcaggagaagagaCAGTACTTTGTGCGGTTGGGGTCTCTCTCTGATGAACTTCGCCTGTTTGCCTACCTGCGCTCAACAGACAAAATGAAGCAGGTCTGGCAGGGCATGCAGGGGGCCCTTGCACAGCTTCACTGCATCATTGAACTGGTAGGTAGAGCCCAGTCTCCTGGAAGGAGGGGACCAAATTGTTGGCTTGGTTTCAACTTCTTTGCTATGATAAAGAGCTGTGCTGTTCACCAGCAGATCTCTCTGTCTTGACACTCTGATCTTCCCCTGCCACAGATTGAAGTGTTTAAGCAAGGATTTAATCAAAAGGTTCAGGAGGGGCAGGAGAAACTACACCAGATGTGGCTGGACTGGAGTAAAAAGTCTTCTGAAGAGAGTGGAGATAAAACACCTGCAGAGGCAGAGGTACCTCCCTGGGGAGGGAAGCAATGGGCTCTGGGTATCCTCTTGacttttgttgtttgttttttttttttaagtaacttgCTCCTCTGATCTTGTCCTTCCTGCCTACTCCCAGGAGATGGAGTCTCTGGCCCTGCTCATGGCATGCAGTAtcacacagcagctgcagatcACCTGCTGTAAAATAGTGTCTGCAATTCAAGGCCTTCCCTCAAGCCTTCAGGATAAGGTGAAACAATCTCTCAGTACCATAGAGGAGCTTCATGCTTCTTTCTCAGTAGCAAACTCCTTCCAGGACCTGTCCAGCAGTGTCCTGAGCCAGAGGAAGCTGGCTGTGATCCAGGAGTAcatggaggagctgctggactACCTGAAGAACAACACACCTCTGTCCTGGCTGGTGGGACCCTTCTCccccagggaggaggaggaggaaacctCCCAGGAGCATGAGCCCTtgcaggagaaggaag of Aquila chrysaetos chrysaetos chromosome 3, bAquChr1.4, whole genome shotgun sequence contains these proteins:
- the LOC115338855 gene encoding LOW QUALITY PROTEIN: perilipin-3-like (The sequence of the model RefSeq protein was modified relative to this genomic sequence to represent the inferred CDS: deleted 2 bases in 1 codon) — its product is MASAMPDKERAAKTSLEVKEEEQQDAVNQVANLTLVSSACDIVSTAYASTKESHPYIRSVCDAAEKGVKSVTEATASCVQPVLTTLEPHGNPLWKGRFAPACEGLSLLPALEGVLGCGNVPLHHVAAASEYASKGLDKLEEKLPLLQKPVEQILSDTKELVSLKVADVKDAVSSKVTEVMDVTKETLQSSMEAARSAVTSVGMVMDSKVGQTAVSRAEAVLGRTEDSSLPIGNEELAKLAASEEGADIMSVEQQQEKRQYFVRLGSLSDELRLFAYLRSTDKMKQVWQGMQGALAQLHCIIELIEVFKQGFNQKVQEGQEKLHQMWLDWSKKSSEESGDKTPAEAEEMESLALLMACSITQQLQITCCKIVSAIQGLPSSLQDKVKQSLSTIEELHASFSVANSFQDLSSSVLSQRKLAVIQEYMEELLDYLKNNTPLSWLVGPFSPREEEEETSQEHEPLQEKEAETAGTGHHEASTTLV